One window from the genome of Anaerohalosphaeraceae bacterium encodes:
- a CDS encoding TIGR02710 family CRISPR-associated CARF protein, whose protein sequence is MLTLVMTVGTGRTGRDIAEALVFSIKRHQPQKVILFCSPKTADQTLPFIEEALNSIEVPFQPYTIGNEDNVEFLYNEYLKILRQIAPEEEIAADFTSGTKAMSAALFAAAVTFGVKQVSYITGPRDQTGRVEVSTDVLVLHPAQIYARQNLQRAMLLFNHGEFEAAAHLAEEYTRKVDISEDIQMLARDLVLLAKAYGSWERFCWQSATSELRAAAKDSSELKKMLDVEQIKLSAKFCESVHQNEWSSQRLYDLFANAKRRFKQGRYDDALSRLYRAFEYLLQFRLFTQYNVKTSSVTLEQLEAMNIPEDFIKRLSFSSRRDKEKPSAKLGLYHALELLCRLQDDWAHFLQPLYFKDGDFKKPQGPLAQSLEKRNRSWLAHGTQPAKKEEVQELLKTLETLLMEHILNQEEKQNFPQAVQFIQLPV, encoded by the coding sequence ATGCTTACACTAGTAATGACTGTTGGTACTGGCCGTACAGGCAGAGATATTGCAGAGGCACTCGTTTTTTCAATCAAGAGACACCAGCCGCAGAAAGTGATTTTATTTTGCTCCCCTAAAACAGCCGACCAAACCTTACCTTTTATTGAGGAAGCCCTGAACTCAATCGAAGTTCCCTTTCAGCCCTATACAATAGGCAATGAAGACAACGTAGAGTTTTTGTATAATGAATACCTGAAGATTCTCAGGCAAATTGCTCCTGAAGAAGAAATCGCTGCCGATTTTACAAGCGGTACCAAAGCCATGAGTGCCGCATTGTTTGCCGCCGCTGTCACGTTCGGCGTGAAACAGGTCAGCTACATTACCGGGCCACGGGATCAGACCGGCCGAGTAGAGGTTTCTACCGATGTGCTGGTATTGCACCCGGCTCAGATTTATGCCCGCCAAAACCTTCAGCGGGCTATGCTGCTGTTTAATCATGGGGAATTTGAGGCAGCTGCTCATCTGGCGGAAGAGTACACCCGAAAAGTCGATATCAGTGAAGATATTCAAATGCTGGCTCGTGACCTTGTACTTCTGGCCAAGGCATACGGCAGCTGGGAACGTTTCTGCTGGCAGTCGGCAACCTCTGAGCTTAGAGCAGCAGCCAAAGATTCTTCGGAACTGAAAAAGATGTTGGATGTCGAGCAGATAAAACTCTCTGCAAAATTCTGTGAAAGTGTTCATCAAAACGAATGGTCTTCTCAGCGACTTTATGATCTGTTTGCCAATGCCAAACGTCGTTTTAAACAAGGCCGTTATGACGACGCCCTTTCGCGTCTTTATCGTGCGTTCGAATACCTACTCCAATTCAGACTGTTCACACAATATAATGTCAAAACATCTTCAGTAACGCTTGAACAGCTGGAGGCAATGAATATTCCGGAGGACTTTATCAAACGCCTCTCCTTTTCCTCCCGTAGAGACAAAGAGAAACCATCAGCGAAACTCGGGTTGTATCACGCTCTGGAACTCTTATGTCGTCTTCAGGATGACTGGGCACACTTTCTTCAGCCGCTTTATTTTAAGGACGGTGATTTCAAGAAGCCGCAAGGCCCGCTCGCTCAATCTCTGGAAAAAAGAAACCGTTCCTGGCTGGCCCACGGTACTCAGCCCGCTAAAAAAGAGGAAGTGCAGGAGTTGCTGAAAACGCTGGAGACATTACTGATGGAGCATATTTTAAATCAAGAGGAGAAACAAAACTTTCCGCAAGCTGTACAGTTTATCCAGCTACCGGTTTAA
- a CDS encoding alcohol dehydrogenase catalytic domain-containing protein, with amino-acid sequence MANQLSMKAQLLTGIERIEMAEVPRPTLRGPRDVLVRVRAVGVCGSDVHYYETGRIGSQVVEFPFVVGHECAGTVEQVGPEVRRVRPGQAVAVDPLIACGRCDQCRQGRINTCRNQKFLGCPGQVSGCLCEYIVMPEDSCFPTENKITLEQAVLCEPLAIGIYAVQQAGLKAGARIAILGSGPIGLSVLEAAKAAGVERIYVTDKIEARLKAAERAGAIWYGNPLVQDIPSSILRHEPLGLDAVFECAGQQQTLDQGVDLLAPGGRLMLVGIPREERVSFVPDRMRRKELTLINVRRQNHCTQKAIDWVAEGRVNVDYMLTHRFSFEQTPSAFELVCDYRDGVIKALIEV; translated from the coding sequence TTGGCGAATCAATTGTCGATGAAGGCCCAGCTGCTGACTGGGATTGAGCGAATCGAAATGGCGGAAGTGCCCCGTCCGACGCTCCGCGGACCAAGGGATGTTCTGGTTCGCGTGCGGGCGGTCGGGGTGTGCGGCAGCGATGTGCATTATTACGAAACCGGCCGAATCGGCAGCCAGGTGGTCGAGTTCCCGTTTGTGGTCGGCCACGAATGCGCCGGCACCGTGGAGCAGGTCGGGCCGGAGGTTCGGCGTGTGCGGCCGGGGCAGGCGGTTGCCGTGGACCCGCTGATTGCCTGCGGGCGGTGTGATCAGTGCCGGCAGGGACGCATCAATACCTGCCGAAACCAGAAATTTTTGGGCTGCCCGGGGCAGGTTTCCGGCTGCCTTTGCGAATATATCGTGATGCCGGAGGACAGCTGCTTTCCGACAGAGAACAAAATTACCCTCGAGCAGGCGGTTTTGTGCGAACCGCTGGCTATCGGGATTTATGCGGTGCAGCAGGCCGGCTTGAAGGCGGGGGCACGCATTGCCATTCTTGGGTCCGGCCCTATCGGGCTGTCGGTGCTGGAGGCGGCCAAGGCGGCCGGCGTCGAGCGGATTTATGTAACGGACAAAATCGAGGCCCGCCTGAAGGCCGCGGAGCGGGCCGGGGCGATTTGGTACGGCAACCCGCTTGTTCAGGATATCCCCTCGTCAATCCTCCGGCACGAGCCGCTGGGGCTGGATGCGGTGTTTGAATGTGCTGGCCAGCAGCAGACGCTGGACCAGGGGGTGGACCTGCTGGCCCCCGGCGGGCGTCTGATGCTCGTGGGAATCCCCCGGGAGGAGCGCGTCAGTTTTGTTCCGGACCGGATGCGTCGGAAGGAGCTGACGCTGATCAATGTCCGCCGGCAGAATCACTGCACGCAGAAAGCGATTGACTGGGTGGCGGAAGGCCGCGTGAACGTCGATTATATGCTGACTCATCGGTTTTCGTTTGAGCAGACCCCATCGGCTTTTGAGCTTGTCTGCGACTATCGGGATGGGGTCATCAAGGCCCTCATTGAAGTATAA
- a CDS encoding competence/damage-inducible protein A, with protein sequence MKSASIVAVGNELLNGQRVDTNSNWLQGRLLRLGFQTCRVVLVPDDKEAIAAVLGEVSRISDVVILTGGLGPTADDLTRFALAEFLGRPLEFRADIWQTIEAFFERRGLKTASTNRVQAYLPCGAKALANPKGTACGIAAEHEGKRYFCLPGVPAEMMSMFDDSVCPELVADGQTDVIEMGKVRCFGVGESVIAEKLGDLMRRDRNPQINTTVQGGDVLLHIVAAAPDPDSTRHLIEADKRQLSELLGDAVYGYDDQTLPEVVGRLLKAKRWKLAVAESCTGGLLAKMITDIPGSSEYFWGGWVTYSNEAKIQDLGVPEDFIQRYGAVSEPVAAAMASGAAQRSGVDAALSISGIAGPEGGTPEKPVGMVCIGLFMQGRTEVQTFRFAPVGREAVRQRASLTALNWLRLKLRV encoded by the coding sequence ATGAAAAGCGCTTCGATTGTTGCCGTCGGAAATGAACTGCTGAACGGCCAGCGTGTCGATACGAACTCGAACTGGCTGCAGGGGCGGCTTTTGCGGCTGGGCTTTCAGACCTGTCGGGTCGTTTTGGTGCCGGATGATAAAGAGGCTATTGCCGCTGTTTTGGGTGAGGTTTCTCGGATAAGCGATGTGGTGATTCTAACGGGGGGATTGGGGCCGACGGCCGATGACCTGACGCGGTTTGCACTGGCAGAGTTTTTGGGCAGGCCTTTGGAGTTTCGAGCGGATATCTGGCAGACGATTGAAGCGTTTTTTGAGCGGCGTGGGCTGAAGACGGCGTCCACGAATCGGGTCCAGGCGTATCTGCCCTGCGGAGCAAAGGCCCTGGCGAATCCAAAGGGGACGGCATGCGGGATTGCGGCGGAGCATGAGGGCAAGCGGTATTTTTGTCTGCCGGGTGTGCCGGCCGAGATGATGTCGATGTTTGATGACAGTGTTTGTCCGGAACTGGTTGCTGACGGCCAAACAGACGTGATTGAGATGGGGAAAGTCCGCTGTTTTGGGGTTGGGGAATCCGTTATTGCGGAAAAACTGGGTGATTTGATGCGGCGAGACCGTAATCCGCAGATTAATACGACGGTTCAGGGTGGCGATGTGCTCCTGCATATTGTTGCGGCAGCGCCGGACCCTGACTCGACCCGACATCTGATTGAGGCCGATAAACGGCAGCTTTCCGAGCTGCTTGGGGATGCTGTTTATGGGTATGATGACCAGACTCTGCCGGAGGTTGTTGGGCGCCTGTTGAAAGCAAAACGATGGAAACTGGCCGTGGCCGAATCCTGTACAGGGGGGCTGCTGGCCAAGATGATTACGGATATTCCGGGCTCCAGCGAGTACTTTTGGGGCGGGTGGGTGACCTACAGCAATGAGGCCAAAATCCAGGATTTGGGGGTTCCAGAGGATTTCATTCAGCGATATGGTGCGGTCTCGGAGCCGGTTGCGGCGGCGATGGCTTCCGGAGCCGCCCAGCGAAGCGGGGTTGATGCCGCCCTAAGTATCAGCGGTATCGCCGGTCCGGAAGGCGGGACGCCCGAAAAACCGGTGGGGATGGTTTGTATCGGCCTCTTCATGCAGGGCCGGACAGAGGTCCAGACCTTCCGGTTTGCCCCCGTGGGACGAGAGGCAGTGCGTCAGCGTGCTTCTTTGACGGCTTTGAATTGGCTGCGATTGAAACTGAGGGTTTGA
- a CDS encoding GspE/PulE family protein — protein MAKSGRHLGEILYAKGWVDKPNLIKALKKAKETNRRLGETLVEMGLATEDQIMQALARQFGMNYVDLDQVDIPSDVRSLIPEEIIKKHRVLPLGKENGRLKIIIPDPMNLELLDLLRFRLASDLECYLASPSKIDAYINRKMDEVRSSIDATAAELAEAGHAIEAEVRRAQASEEDEGPIIRLVNLIIDEAVKMRASDIHIEPMADRVRIRYRIDGVCIERDNIPKNMQAPLLARIKIMSGMDIGERRLPQDGRIKRRIDNQDIDFRVSCLPGYHGESTVLRILRPDSVNIGIQAIGFEPEDYERFIRIIKRPNGIFLVTGPTGSGKTTTLYAALQELNRPDKKIITAEDPVEYNISGINQCQVRTEIGLTFEKILRSMLRQSPNIILIGEIRDGVVADIAIQAALTGHLVFSTLHTNDAPSAITRLIDMGVKPFLVASSVQAIMAQRLVRTICKNCKVIDEKPDPHYLRLLSITPEDLRRHPIYKGAGCSRCQGTGYRGRIAIFEMMEMNSQIRELAFQKAPTTELRKAARASGMKTLLMDGRIKVFKGITTPQEVSNVTQAEGLVIDTA, from the coding sequence ATGGCCAAAAGCGGCAGACATTTAGGCGAAATCCTATACGCCAAAGGGTGGGTGGACAAACCCAATCTCATTAAAGCCCTCAAGAAAGCCAAGGAGACGAACCGGCGTTTGGGCGAAACGCTTGTGGAGATGGGGCTTGCCACAGAAGACCAGATTATGCAGGCCTTGGCCCGTCAATTCGGGATGAATTATGTCGATTTAGATCAGGTTGATATCCCCTCCGATGTCCGCAGTCTGATTCCGGAAGAAATCATCAAAAAGCATCGTGTCCTTCCGCTGGGGAAGGAAAACGGCCGGCTGAAAATTATTATTCCGGACCCCATGAATTTGGAACTGCTGGACCTTCTGCGATTCCGGCTGGCTTCGGATTTGGAGTGCTATTTGGCCAGTCCGAGCAAGATTGATGCGTACATCAATCGCAAGATGGATGAGGTCCGCAGCAGCATTGATGCGACGGCGGCGGAGCTGGCGGAGGCCGGGCATGCTATCGAGGCGGAGGTGCGGCGGGCTCAGGCCTCTGAGGAGGATGAAGGACCGATTATCCGCCTGGTCAACCTGATTATCGACGAGGCGGTCAAGATGCGGGCCAGTGATATTCACATTGAGCCGATGGCCGACCGCGTGAGGATACGGTACCGCATTGATGGGGTCTGCATTGAACGGGACAACATTCCCAAGAACATGCAGGCGCCGCTTCTGGCTCGTATCAAGATTATGTCCGGGATGGATATCGGCGAGCGGCGGCTGCCGCAGGACGGGCGTATTAAAAGGCGGATTGACAATCAGGATATTGACTTCCGCGTGTCCTGTCTGCCGGGCTACCACGGGGAAAGCACCGTTCTGCGTATTCTGCGTCCGGATTCGGTGAATATCGGTATTCAGGCGATTGGTTTTGAGCCGGAAGATTATGAGCGGTTTATACGCATCATCAAACGGCCCAACGGTATTTTTCTTGTAACGGGGCCGACCGGAAGCGGAAAAACGACGACGCTGTATGCCGCCTTGCAGGAGCTGAACCGTCCGGACAAGAAAATCATCACGGCGGAAGACCCGGTGGAGTACAACATCAGCGGAATCAATCAGTGTCAGGTCCGAACGGAAATCGGATTGACGTTTGAAAAGATTCTGCGGTCGATGCTGCGTCAGTCGCCGAACATCATCCTGATCGGTGAAATTCGTGACGGTGTGGTGGCGGATATTGCGATTCAGGCGGCCCTTACAGGTCACCTTGTCTTCAGCACCCTTCACACCAATGATGCTCCCAGTGCCATTACCCGTCTGATTGATATGGGGGTCAAACCTTTCCTTGTGGCCAGTTCGGTGCAGGCGATTATGGCGCAGCGGCTGGTCCGAACCATCTGCAAGAACTGCAAAGTGATAGACGAGAAACCCGATCCGCATTATCTGCGGCTTTTGAGTATTACGCCGGAGGATCTCCGCAGGCACCCGATTTATAAAGGGGCCGGCTGCAGTCGATGCCAGGGAACGGGGTATCGGGGGCGAATTGCCATTTTTGAAATGATGGAAATGAACAGCCAGATTCGTGAGCTGGCGTTTCAAAAGGCGCCGACAACGGAGCTTCGAAAAGCGGCTCGGGCCAGCGGGATGAAGACCCTGCTGATGGACGGACGAATTAAGGTTTTCAAGGGTATTACAACACCGCAGGAAGTGTCGAATGTCACTCAGGCGGAAGGTCTTGTAATCGATACAGCATAG
- a CDS encoding type IV pilus twitching motility protein PilT, which yields MPSLHIDRLLEACIKMGGSDLHLVVGRPPVLRISGRLRSLDTKVLEPEDTVALMKSITPERNQQELQEVGGTDFGFAFGDAGRFRTAVFRQKGHISMVLRLIPSELLTFEQIGLPKICAALCRRPRGLFLVTGPTGSGKTTTLASMINYINENLDLHIITIEEPIEYYHQHKKSIINQREVGIDVPTFAEALRRSLRQDPDVILVGELRDLETMEAAITAAETGHLVFGTLHTTGCQGTVNRIIDAFPVSQQEQIRVQLSTNLIAVLSQALCPRIPKGRVAAYEFMVVTPAISNLIRENKVYRIESSIQIGKKLGMQLLDDHLWELWKSEKISLETMLDYARNPGDLLEKAEKEMGVSMKGKLKGKSLEEEYGPVLKTS from the coding sequence ATGCCTTCACTGCATATTGACCGGTTGCTGGAAGCGTGTATTAAGATGGGCGGTTCGGACCTGCATTTGGTCGTGGGACGGCCTCCGGTGCTGCGAATCAGCGGTCGTCTTCGCTCTTTGGATACAAAAGTGCTGGAGCCGGAAGATACCGTAGCCCTGATGAAGAGCATCACGCCGGAGCGAAACCAGCAGGAACTGCAGGAAGTGGGGGGCACGGACTTTGGATTTGCTTTTGGGGATGCCGGACGGTTTCGTACGGCTGTTTTCCGTCAAAAAGGGCACATTTCGATGGTGCTTCGTTTGATCCCATCGGAACTGCTGACGTTTGAGCAGATTGGGCTGCCGAAGATTTGTGCGGCTTTGTGCCGGCGTCCGAGAGGACTGTTTTTGGTGACAGGTCCGACAGGTTCCGGAAAAACGACGACGCTGGCGAGCATGATTAATTATATTAACGAGAATCTGGACCTTCATATTATAACAATTGAAGAGCCGATTGAATATTACCACCAGCATAAGAAATCAATTATCAACCAGCGTGAGGTGGGAATTGATGTTCCGACGTTTGCGGAAGCCCTTCGCCGGTCGCTGCGTCAGGACCCGGATGTGATTCTGGTGGGTGAATTGCGGGATTTGGAAACGATGGAAGCGGCCATTACGGCGGCGGAAACCGGACACCTTGTGTTTGGAACTCTTCACACGACCGGCTGCCAAGGGACAGTGAACCGAATTATTGACGCATTTCCGGTCAGTCAGCAGGAGCAGATACGCGTCCAGTTAAGCACCAACCTGATTGCCGTGTTAAGTCAGGCCCTTTGTCCCCGCATACCGAAGGGACGAGTGGCGGCTTATGAGTTTATGGTAGTCACGCCGGCTATTTCAAACCTAATTCGTGAAAATAAGGTCTATCGTATTGAGTCGAGCATCCAGATTGGGAAAAAACTCGGGATGCAGCTGTTGGATGATCACCTGTGGGAATTGTGGAAAAGCGAGAAAATAAGTCTTGAAACGATGCTCGATTATGCGAGAAACCCAGGTGACCTTTTAGAAAAGGCCGAAAAAGAGATGGGAGTCTCGATGAAGGGCAAACTCAAAGGCAAGAGTCTGGAAGAAGAATATGGACCGGTCTTGAAGACATCATAA